A genomic region of Thunnus albacares chromosome 4, fThuAlb1.1, whole genome shotgun sequence contains the following coding sequences:
- the LOC122980504 gene encoding odorant receptor 131-2-like, with amino-acid sequence MNSTRRQDSFNDAFTKNFITFAFGFIINSINGAFVYTYFKSQVFQRDPRYVLYIHLVINDMIMLTVSVALQIMTYTIPLRFAPCCIMLLILVTTNKNSPLNLAGMAVERYIAVCRPLRHVQICTVQRAYALIALIWGISIIPAFTDIIIILATKPLSVFSSSVICYPTYIYNTPYHKTQSTVVQVLLFSFVFLTVIVTYLKVLCAARAVSGSNQASARNARNTILLHGVQLLICMLSYISPFLNLILVTTWPQERTKIFFSCFLFTNVLPRLLSPLIYGIRDKKFSSHIRLHFCCKCCNSVGKRVK; translated from the exons ATGAACTCAACCAGACGTCAGGACAGCTTTAACGATGCTTTCACAAAGAACTTCATCACCTTTGCTTTCGGCTTTATCATCAACTCCATCAATGGAGCTTTCGTCTACACCTACTTTAAGAGTCAGGTCTTCCAGCGAGACCCCAG GTATGTGCTCTACATCCATCTGGTGATCAACGACATGATTATGCTCACCGTTTCTGTGGCACTGCAAATCATGACCTACACCATCCCCCTGCGTTTTGCACCCTGCTGCATCATGCTGCTCATCTTAGTCACTACCAACAA GAACAGCCCTCTGAACCTCGCTGGCATGGCAGTGGAGCGTTACATCGCTGTTTGTCGACCTCTTCGTCACGTCCAGATCTGCACCGTGCAGCGAGCCTACGCTCTGATTGCACTGATCTGGGGCATCTCCATCATTCCTGCCTTcacagacatcatcatcatcctcgcCACCAAgcccctctctgtcttctcaAGCAGTGTCATCTGTTACCCTACTTATATCTACAACACACCGTACCACAagacacaaagtacagttgTCCAG GTCCTTCTGTTTTCCTTCGTCTTCCTGACTGTGATCGTCACCTACCTGAAGGTCCTCTGCGCTGCTCGGGCAGTTTCTGGCTCCAACCAGGCTTCAGCCAGAAACGCCCGCAACACCATCCTGCTGCATGGAGTCCAGCTCCTCATCTGCATGTTGTCATACATCTCTCCCTTCCTCAACCTCATTTTAGTCACCACTTGGCCCCAGGAACGCACCAAGATCTTCTtcagctgcttcctgtttacCAATGTGCTTCCTCGTCTGCTCAGCCCGCTCATCTACGGCATCAGAGACAAGAAGTTCAGCAGCCATATCAGGCTGCACTTCTGCTGTAAATGCTGCAACTCTGTAGGAAAGAGGGTGAAATGA